From a region of the Candidatus Brocadia sp. genome:
- a CDS encoding DUF2249 domain-containing protein, which produces MNKTQPVVLDVRNIVPRERHPKIFNTFDALKKGEMMILINDHDPKPLKYQLDAERSGQLEWKYVEQGPEVWKVEITKK; this is translated from the coding sequence ATGAATAAGACACAGCCAGTGGTTCTCGATGTAAGAAATATTGTACCGCGAGAAAGACATCCAAAAATATTCAATACCTTTGATGCCCTGAAAAAAGGAGAGATGATGATTCTGATCAATGATCATGATCCAAAACCTTTAAAGTACCAGCTAGACGCAGAACGAAGCGGTCAATTGGAATGGAAATACGTTGAACAAGGTCCCGAAGTTTGGAAAGTAGAAATAACAAAAAAATAA
- the bamA gene encoding outer membrane protein assembly factor BamA encodes MKTTLRRVLLQATSLIGALVLILCVGYKETLCAEIPEKAAQIIKKIEIRGTQRISTAAIKSSIRVKEGDRYSPLAVSQDVDAIWSLGFFDNIEVEFEELRDGLKLIFVVTERAMIDEIQFIGNKKIKTKKLESQITVKTGDYLKRYLLKLDEDKIKELYIKKCFNRVQVHAESKTTDGKTVVIFNIDEGPKIRISKILFDGNASFKRKKLLKQMETKRKRFPTFIFPGRFDSKKFETDVEKVKEFYMNNGWLDVDVGWDITYSDDHTTMDITLHVTEGERYSVENLSIDGAALFTDEELKGKLKLQEGGPFYLDAVDKDTYQLRLMYGEQGYITTAVKEKHTFSSEGAKVDVFFSVEEKDRHYIEKVKVTGNDKTRDNVIRRQLTFYPGEKLDTEKIRDSQRRLANTGYFDMESGMPAGINFEQGSEPNKQNIVVDVKEGRTGMLRFGGGFGANVGVFGDISYTDRNFDVTDLPKSWDDFLQGNAFRGAGEILTMRFSPGFERTEIMVSLTNPSVFDSPYSAGASLFNYLRWYREYEQQDMGARVSAGREIQRDFFVRLSPEFNIIEIEKRDDTEDTPQDVLDAEGSYLKAGLTLSANMNRTDNIYAPTKGYQGESSIEVAGLEVDIAKYKFQATKFNTLFEVPKWGKHVLAYGGTFGIAESTSGEDVPIFERYYAGGYGSIRGFRFRGVSPVDEKTGDQIGGDVLMLVSTEYLIPIYKDMIRAAVFVDSGKADEGVSDINFDRFRLSSGVGLRLNVPFLGRSTISIDYGIPIIKKEEDETESFSFNFGGGSSF; translated from the coding sequence ATGAAAACGACGTTGCGCAGGGTGTTATTGCAAGCAACGAGTTTAATCGGGGCGCTTGTTTTAATCCTGTGTGTGGGGTATAAAGAAACGCTTTGCGCTGAAATTCCGGAAAAGGCGGCGCAAATTATAAAAAAGATTGAGATTAGGGGAACGCAGCGAATCAGCACCGCAGCGATAAAGAGCAGTATCCGGGTGAAAGAAGGCGATCGTTATAGTCCGCTGGCAGTGAGCCAGGATGTTGATGCAATCTGGTCTTTGGGGTTCTTTGATAATATTGAGGTGGAATTTGAAGAGCTCAGAGATGGGTTGAAGCTTATCTTTGTGGTAACTGAGCGGGCGATGATTGATGAAATACAATTTATCGGGAATAAAAAGATTAAAACCAAGAAGCTGGAAAGCCAAATTACCGTGAAAACAGGGGATTATTTAAAACGATACCTGTTGAAATTGGATGAAGATAAAATAAAAGAACTTTACATAAAGAAGTGCTTTAATCGGGTGCAGGTGCACGCTGAAAGTAAAACAACGGATGGGAAAACCGTTGTCATCTTTAACATTGATGAAGGGCCGAAGATTCGTATTTCCAAGATATTGTTTGACGGAAATGCCAGTTTTAAACGGAAAAAGCTTCTGAAGCAGATGGAAACCAAACGAAAACGGTTTCCAACCTTTATCTTTCCGGGAAGATTTGACTCGAAGAAATTTGAAACTGACGTAGAAAAAGTAAAAGAATTTTACATGAATAACGGATGGCTGGATGTTGACGTCGGTTGGGATATAACGTATAGCGATGACCATACGACGATGGATATTACCCTTCATGTAACAGAGGGAGAAAGATATTCCGTTGAAAATCTGAGCATAGATGGCGCAGCCTTGTTTACCGATGAAGAATTAAAAGGAAAGTTAAAATTACAAGAAGGAGGCCCTTTCTATTTGGACGCGGTAGATAAGGATACCTATCAGCTTCGTTTAATGTATGGGGAACAAGGGTATATTACCACTGCCGTTAAAGAAAAACATACGTTTAGTTCGGAAGGGGCAAAGGTAGATGTATTTTTTTCTGTCGAAGAGAAGGACCGGCATTATATTGAAAAGGTCAAGGTAACCGGAAATGATAAAACAAGAGACAACGTTATCCGTCGGCAGTTAACTTTTTATCCCGGAGAAAAATTGGATACGGAAAAGATCCGCGATAGCCAGAGGAGGCTTGCCAATACCGGGTATTTTGATATGGAGTCCGGAATGCCCGCTGGAATTAATTTTGAACAGGGTTCCGAACCAAATAAGCAAAATATCGTGGTAGACGTAAAAGAAGGACGAACAGGCATGCTGCGGTTTGGCGGAGGTTTCGGAGCAAATGTCGGGGTGTTCGGAGACATTTCCTATACCGACAGGAACTTTGACGTCACGGACCTGCCAAAAAGCTGGGATGACTTTTTACAGGGCAATGCCTTCCGCGGTGCCGGTGAGATTTTAACGATGCGGTTTAGTCCTGGTTTTGAAAGGACCGAAATCATGGTGTCCCTGACAAATCCATCCGTCTTCGACTCTCCGTACAGCGCAGGAGCAAGTTTGTTTAACTATCTCCGGTGGTACCGTGAGTATGAGCAGCAGGACATGGGCGCCAGGGTCTCTGCGGGAAGGGAAATACAAAGAGATTTTTTTGTGCGATTAAGTCCTGAATTTAATATTATCGAGATTGAAAAACGGGATGATACGGAAGATACCCCGCAGGATGTCCTTGATGCGGAAGGCAGCTATTTGAAAGCCGGCCTCACCTTATCAGCCAATATGAACAGAACGGATAATATCTATGCGCCGACAAAAGGGTACCAGGGAGAATCTTCCATAGAAGTTGCAGGGCTGGAGGTGGATATCGCGAAATATAAATTTCAGGCAACTAAATTTAATACCCTCTTTGAAGTTCCCAAATGGGGGAAACACGTACTTGCTTATGGAGGTACTTTTGGCATTGCAGAGTCAACTTCGGGGGAAGATGTTCCTATATTTGAAAGATATTATGCTGGTGGTTACGGCTCTATTCGCGGATTCCGGTTTAGAGGCGTGTCTCCGGTAGATGAAAAAACAGGTGATCAGATCGGTGGAGATGTATTAATGTTAGTGAGCACGGAATACCTTATCCCCATATATAAGGATATGATTCGTGCAGCAGTTTTTGTTGACAGTGGAAAGGCGGATGAAGGTGTCAGTGATATTAATTTTGATCGGTTTCGGCTCTCCTCGGGCGTTGGATTGAGATTGAACGTTCCTTTTCTTGGACGCTCTACGATATCCATTGATTACGGTATTCCCATTATAAAAAAGGAAGAGGATGAAACCGAGTCATTTTCTTTTAATTTTGGAGGAGGCAGTAGTTTTTAA
- a CDS encoding OmpH family outer membrane protein, producing MKPAKTIMKNRHLRKVVLCITTSCVCLCAGLLHPIQAKEPGAMASPAKGLKVGVVDLNTVFEKYEKRKAFDAQLKEQEKQCQKNITDRKKELVSLGEKIQLLDVGSEARKKNEETFEKKNMELESYAKFAEKSLTKKYKDYFESLYTEVCKEVEDIGKRDQYDLIIKKEEPELQSSGISELQFKVGIKTVLYNSDAVDITNRIIDNLNKRFSEGTKGK from the coding sequence ATGAAACCTGCGAAAACGATTATGAAAAACAGACATTTGAGAAAGGTTGTTTTATGTATTACGACAAGCTGCGTATGCTTGTGCGCGGGGTTATTGCATCCGATTCAGGCTAAAGAACCGGGGGCGATGGCTTCACCGGCGAAAGGATTAAAGGTTGGCGTTGTTGATTTAAATACCGTATTCGAGAAGTATGAGAAGAGGAAGGCGTTTGACGCACAGTTAAAAGAGCAGGAAAAGCAATGCCAAAAAAATATCACTGATAGAAAGAAAGAACTGGTGAGCCTGGGTGAGAAGATACAATTGTTGGATGTCGGAAGTGAGGCAAGGAAAAAAAACGAAGAGACCTTCGAAAAAAAGAACATGGAGCTGGAATCATATGCAAAGTTTGCAGAAAAAAGCCTGACGAAAAAATATAAGGATTATTTCGAAAGCCTCTACACGGAAGTCTGTAAGGAAGTGGAAGATATTGGCAAACGGGACCAGTATGATCTGATTATTAAGAAAGAAGAGCCGGAGTTGCAGAGCAGCGGGATTTCTGAATTACAGTTCAAGGTCGGAATCAAAACCGTCCTGTATAATTCTGATGCAGTTGATATTACCAATCGGATAATTGATAATCTGAATAAGCGCTTTTCGGAAGGAACCAAGGGAAAGTAA
- the lpxA gene encoding acyl-ACP--UDP-N-acetylglucosamine O-acyltransferase — translation MKIHRSAIVHPDALLGKEVEIGPFSIIGKAVTLGDGTIIKNNVTVTGNTIIGKNNIIHPNAVLGAEPQDLKYRGEQTSLIMGDNNVVREGVTINKGTAGGGEKTVIGDNNFFMACSHIAHDCIIEDHVLLANGVLLGGHVVVERCAKLMGLVGIQPFATIGRHAYVGGHTRIVQDVPPYMIIEGHPAKIRQVNVIGLEREGFSKTQISEIKEAFRKIFRSSELNKNHLLETLEKNEDVSPEVKYLVAFLRNSDKGKFGRYRESFRHPTATTT, via the coding sequence TTGAAGATTCATAGATCGGCTATTGTGCATCCCGATGCCCTTTTGGGCAAAGAGGTTGAGATTGGCCCTTTTAGTATCATCGGAAAAGCTGTTACTCTTGGGGACGGGACAATTATCAAGAACAACGTTACGGTAACCGGCAATACAATCATAGGGAAAAACAATATCATTCACCCTAACGCTGTATTAGGGGCAGAGCCGCAGGACCTGAAATATCGCGGAGAGCAAACTTCTCTTATCATGGGCGACAATAATGTCGTCAGAGAAGGTGTAACCATTAACAAGGGGACGGCCGGGGGCGGAGAAAAAACGGTAATCGGCGATAATAATTTTTTTATGGCATGCTCACACATTGCACATGATTGCATTATCGAAGATCATGTACTTCTGGCAAATGGCGTGCTCCTGGGCGGACATGTTGTGGTAGAAAGATGCGCCAAGCTGATGGGGCTTGTAGGCATACAACCCTTCGCGACGATCGGCCGACACGCTTATGTTGGAGGCCATACCCGGATTGTTCAGGATGTCCCGCCGTATATGATTATCGAAGGCCATCCTGCAAAGATACGTCAGGTGAATGTCATTGGATTAGAGCGGGAAGGGTTTTCAAAAACGCAAATCAGCGAGATCAAAGAGGCTTTTCGCAAAATATTTCGTTCCAGCGAATTGAACAAAAACCATCTCCTGGAAACCCTGGAAAAGAATGAAGATGTTTCTCCGGAGGTCAAATATCTGGTCGCCTTTCTGAGAAATAGTGATAAGGGTAAATTTGGAAGATATCGGGAATCTTTTCGCCACCCGACGGCAACAACAACGTGA
- a CDS encoding cupin domain-containing protein, with amino-acid sequence MEPIFLEEKIKFNKDHFIPNILYASPKVKMPLICLEPGQEIPPHGGHSVGIFYVKEGKGIFTLDNKKIDMKKDMVIIAPEGATRGMQCIERMVVLAISVG; translated from the coding sequence TTGGAACCGATATTCTTGGAAGAAAAGATAAAATTTAACAAAGACCATTTTATTCCAAATATTCTTTACGCTTCGCCAAAAGTAAAGATGCCCCTTATTTGCTTGGAACCAGGACAAGAAATCCCGCCGCATGGAGGACATAGTGTGGGTATTTTTTATGTAAAAGAAGGAAAAGGCATATTCACCCTCGATAATAAGAAAATTGATATGAAAAAAGATATGGTTATTATTGCTCCCGAAGGAGCAACAAGGGGTATGCAATGTATCGAAAGAATGGTTGTTTTGGCAATCAGCGTGGGATAA
- the lpxC gene encoding UDP-3-O-acyl-N-acetylglucosamine deacetylase: MVSTQKTIGQEIECFGIGMFRGENTTLRFRPAPLNSGISFIRVDLPNRPSIPAHVNSLSSNYRRIFLKHQDAEVECIEHLMAALAGLGIDNVEIEITGREVPAGDGSAQFFVDILKKAGIVDLGGAKKIFVVTKSLAVKSENASILAVPCEKGLVLSYTLDFKGPFLPQQTYDITFTEESFCREIAPARTFGLSTYIEEFRQLGLGKGVTDENSVIVHEDGTMTKPISMKPAELRFPNELVRHKILDLIGDLSLANVVIQGHIIAKKSGHSLNVQLAKKIANSA, translated from the coding sequence GTGGTCAGCACGCAAAAAACGATTGGGCAGGAAATTGAGTGCTTCGGGATAGGAATGTTTCGGGGAGAAAACACCACACTCCGTTTTAGGCCTGCGCCGTTAAATAGCGGGATTTCGTTTATTCGTGTTGATTTGCCGAATCGGCCGAGTATTCCCGCTCATGTAAATTCTCTATCGAGTAATTACCGACGCATCTTTCTCAAGCATCAGGACGCAGAGGTTGAGTGCATAGAGCATCTCATGGCAGCCCTGGCAGGATTAGGGATCGACAATGTCGAAATCGAAATAACCGGCAGAGAGGTTCCGGCGGGAGACGGGAGTGCGCAATTTTTTGTAGACATTCTGAAAAAGGCCGGAATTGTTGATCTGGGGGGAGCAAAGAAGATTTTTGTCGTTACAAAATCTCTAGCGGTTAAGAGCGAAAACGCAAGCATTCTGGCTGTTCCCTGTGAAAAGGGGCTCGTGTTGTCATATACTTTGGATTTCAAAGGCCCTTTTCTCCCGCAGCAAACGTATGACATCACGTTTACAGAAGAAAGTTTTTGCAGGGAAATTGCTCCGGCAAGGACGTTTGGATTAAGCACCTATATTGAAGAGTTCAGACAACTTGGTTTGGGAAAAGGGGTCACTGATGAGAATAGCGTCATTGTGCATGAAGACGGCACGATGACAAAACCCATTTCTATGAAACCTGCAGAATTGCGATTCCCCAATGAACTGGTACGGCATAAAATCCTGGATCTGATTGGTGATCTTTCTTTAGCTAATGTCGTGATACAGGGTCATATTATTGCAAAGAAGTCCGGACATTCGCTGAATGTTCAGCTGGCAAAAAAGATTGCAAACAGTGCATAA
- a CDS encoding Gfo/Idh/MocA family oxidoreductase gives MSDLKVAVIGVGHLGKEHARVYTELPGVSLVGVVDIQPQQAEKIAQRYHTKYFSNYQEVLDQAEAVSIAVPTKSHYGIAKDCLQRGIHVIIEKPMTGTVQEARELIALSKAKGVVLQAGYIERFNPALDAIKKLSINPRFIECHRLSPFTFRSADIGVVLDLMIHDIDILLHITGSKVKKFDAVGVNVISDKEDIANVRIQFQNGCVANVTASRVSIASMRKMRLFSEDSYISIDYQKRDALIYKKSPKLTLKALNFSEMDVSTIADLKSYVFGDLLKVEHIKMDDCEPLKKELSSFVDCVVGRKEPVVSGEEGLKAIEVANDIVCEIEKNLKLVHNAKSREDTL, from the coding sequence ATGTCTGACTTAAAGGTTGCAGTCATTGGTGTTGGTCATTTGGGAAAAGAGCATGCAAGGGTCTACACAGAATTGCCAGGGGTGTCGCTGGTTGGGGTTGTTGACATTCAACCTCAGCAAGCGGAAAAGATTGCACAACGATACCATACAAAATACTTTTCAAATTATCAGGAGGTGCTTGACCAGGCGGAGGCCGTAAGTATTGCCGTTCCCACAAAATCCCACTATGGTATAGCAAAAGATTGCCTTCAGCGGGGGATTCACGTCATAATCGAAAAACCCATGACAGGCACCGTACAGGAGGCGAGAGAATTAATCGCCCTGAGCAAAGCAAAAGGAGTGGTGCTTCAGGCAGGATATATTGAACGTTTTAACCCTGCGCTGGATGCAATAAAAAAACTCTCCATCAACCCCCGCTTTATCGAATGCCACCGGTTAAGTCCGTTTACCTTTCGTTCCGCTGATATTGGGGTGGTGCTTGATCTGATGATCCACGATATTGATATCCTTCTGCACATAACGGGGTCTAAGGTAAAAAAATTTGATGCCGTGGGGGTAAATGTCATCTCTGACAAAGAGGATATTGCAAACGTCCGTATTCAATTTCAAAATGGCTGTGTAGCGAATGTTACTGCAAGCAGGGTATCAATTGCCTCGATGCGGAAGATGAGATTATTCTCCGAGGATTCATATATTTCTATTGATTATCAGAAACGGGATGCATTAATATATAAAAAATCACCCAAGCTGACGTTAAAAGCCTTAAACTTTTCTGAAATGGATGTTTCGACCATTGCGGATTTGAAAAGCTACGTGTTTGGTGACCTGTTGAAAGTAGAGCATATAAAAATGGATGATTGTGAACCCCTGAAAAAGGAACTCAGCTCTTTTGTGGATTGTGTTGTGGGACGCAAAGAGCCTGTTGTTTCCGGCGAAGAAGGGTTAAAGGCTATCGAAGTCGCAAATGATATTGTATGCGAGATAGAAAAAAATCTCAAATTAGTCCACAATGCAAAGAGTAGGGAGGATACATTATGA
- a CDS encoding radical SAM protein encodes MTSFDFLHIDAEIREGKIVGRAGGVLGSLLQPYVDQFFEKINSLKVIAKINGMQVYNLYNPPFPSQAGMRFLERKLRMMLHKMAFPVTANLAITHKCQCQCIHCSADPFIDPAKKELTVEEIKTVVDGALDLGASLIIYVGGEPLLREELYDLIHYVDKTKAIPMIFTNGLLLTEENVRRLAQAGLFSLNISIDSSEPELHNEFRAVPGCYQKAFEGAERCRKAGILTGISTYATSESIKTGKVEKLLKIAQDQGFSEVTIFDCIPSGRFLKDTSKILTAEDRKQLIALTKKYHEMEHPMGINCMSIINSPRGVGCYGAQSQFYMTAYGDINPCDFNPINFGNVREMSIQEIWKKMVTHPDFSKRYPTCRMQSKAYRKKYIDPLPKNVRLPVKIEDIAPIELADQEITLAGVR; translated from the coding sequence ATGACATCATTTGATTTTTTACATATCGACGCTGAGATTCGTGAAGGAAAAATTGTTGGAAGGGCCGGAGGGGTATTGGGCAGCCTGTTACAGCCTTACGTGGACCAGTTTTTTGAAAAGATTAATTCCCTGAAGGTAATCGCCAAGATAAATGGTATGCAAGTCTATAACCTTTATAATCCGCCGTTTCCCAGTCAGGCAGGCATGAGATTCCTCGAGCGGAAGTTGAGAATGATGCTGCATAAGATGGCCTTCCCTGTTACCGCGAATTTAGCCATTACCCACAAGTGCCAGTGTCAGTGTATTCATTGCAGCGCTGACCCCTTTATCGACCCTGCCAAAAAAGAGCTTACGGTTGAGGAAATAAAGACCGTGGTTGACGGGGCGTTAGATCTTGGCGCAAGCCTTATTATCTATGTGGGCGGAGAACCTCTGCTTCGCGAAGAACTTTACGACCTCATTCACTACGTAGATAAAACCAAGGCAATCCCCATGATATTCACCAATGGATTGCTCCTCACCGAAGAAAATGTCAGAAGACTTGCTCAGGCAGGATTGTTTTCCTTGAATATCTCCATCGATAGCAGTGAACCTGAATTACATAACGAATTCCGGGCAGTGCCTGGGTGTTATCAGAAGGCATTCGAAGGGGCAGAACGCTGCCGCAAAGCGGGCATCCTGACGGGTATTTCTACCTATGCAACCAGTGAGAGCATCAAGACGGGAAAAGTTGAAAAACTGCTTAAGATCGCCCAGGATCAGGGGTTTTCAGAGGTAACGATCTTTGATTGTATTCCGTCAGGCCGGTTCTTAAAGGACACCTCGAAGATATTAACGGCAGAAGACCGGAAACAACTAATTGCGCTGACAAAGAAGTACCATGAAATGGAACACCCCATGGGAATTAATTGCATGTCCATTATCAATTCGCCACGGGGAGTGGGTTGTTACGGGGCACAGTCCCAATTTTATATGACGGCATACGGCGATATCAATCCTTGCGATTTCAATCCGATTAACTTTGGGAACGTGCGCGAAATGTCCATTCAGGAAATATGGAAGAAGATGGTCACACACCCTGACTTCAGTAAACGATACCCCACATGCCGTATGCAAAGCAAGGCATACCGGAAGAAATATATCGATCCGCTTCCTAAAAATGTGCGGTTGCCGGTGAAAATAGAGGATATTGCGCCTATCGAACTTGCCGATCAGGAAATTACCCTTGCCGGGGTAAGATAG
- a CDS encoding DUF1858 domain-containing protein has translation MGNEILITKKMSTGEVTKKYPATKAVFTKYFGKGCFDCPSFGTEDINLACMMHNTDVDKFVKELNEAAQKETSKTP, from the coding sequence ATGGGCAACGAAATTCTCATCACAAAGAAAATGAGCACGGGAGAGGTAACCAAAAAATATCCCGCAACAAAAGCAGTTTTTACAAAATATTTCGGGAAAGGATGCTTCGATTGTCCTTCTTTTGGCACAGAAGATATCAACCTTGCCTGCATGATGCATAACACGGATGTTGATAAATTCGTAAAGGAATTAAACGAAGCAGCTCAAAAAGAGACAAGCAAGACTCCGTAA